CATATAAATGTGATGTGTGTGGAAAAGCCTTCAGTCAGAGCTCCGATCTTATTCTAcatcagagaatccacactggagagaaaccatatcCATGTAATCAGTGTAGCAAAAGTTTCAGTCAGAACTCAGACCTTATTAAACATCGAAGgatccacactggagagaaaccctataaatgtaatgaatgtgggaaagcttttaATCAGAGCTCAGTCCTTATTctgcatcagagaattcacactggagagaaaccctatccATGTAATCAGTGTAGCAAAACCTTCAGTAGACTTTCAGATCTTGTTAATCATCAAcgaattcacactggagagaagccttaCCCATGTAACCAGTGCAGTAAAATGTTTAGTCGAAGATCAGACCTTATTAAACATCATAGAATTCATACAGgcgagaaaccctatgaatgtgaTGAGTGTGGGAAAACCTTTAGTCAAAGCTCAAACCTTATTCTGcatcagagaatccacactggagagaaaccctatccATGTAACGATTGTACTAAAAGTTTTAGTCGTCGTTCAGACCTTGTGAAACATCAGAGAAtacacactggagagaaaccgtATGCATGTAATCAGTGCAATAAAAGTTTTAGTCAAAGCTCAGACCTCACTAAACATCAGAGAGTACACTCTGGGGAAAAACCCTATCATTGTGATTGTTGTGAGAAAGCCTTCAGTCAGAGTTCTGACCTTATTcttcatcagagaattcacactggagaaaaaccatatcTGTGCACACAGTGCAGCAAAAGTTTCAGTCAGAACTCCGACCTTATCAAGCACCAGAGGATCCACACTGGGGAAAAACCatataaatgtaatgaatgtgggaaggctttcagtcAGTGCTCAGCTCTTGTCCTACATCAGAGGatccacactggggagaaaccaTATCCATGTGATCAGTGTGGCAAAAGCTTTAATCGGCGCTCTGATCTCACTAACCATCAAAGAATCCACACTAATGAAAATCCATATAAATGTGATGTGTCTGGGAAAGCCTTTAGCACATGCACTGATCTTACTGAACACCAGAGAATCCACATTGGAGAGAAACCCCACAGGTGTGTTCAATGTAGCAGAAGTTTTAGCCAACTCTCTGATCTTATTAATCATGAGAAAGTCCATTCTGGGGAAGACACTCTAAATGTGTTGAATATGGGAAAACCTTTAGTGTATACACCAACTTTATTCAGTACCAGAGACACTCTgccagaaaaaaatcttatgaatGCTATGGATGATTATGAAAAAGGTTTTAATCAATGCTCAACTTTTgtgctacattaaaaaaagacacacacacactagagaGAAAGCatattaattcaatttttataatgaaagtttAACTCAGAGCCCAGACATTACTAAAGAAAATTTCTGAGGATGAATCCTGTGAGTTGTTGGAAAACCTTCAATGtgaaaaaatttttactgaatgtcagaaacaatggaaaaaaatttctatcTGCTGTAATGTAAGAAAAGCTCTAGTCTTTTATTCAAACACTACACAAGAGGAAAGTTTTATCATTATAAGAAATGTCTAACCATATTAATGCAGAACCTTATCAGATATTGTAAAAATCAGTGTGGTGTTGTGTGCAATCAGAACTCAGAAGGAAATGTATTAGTGTTATAATCTCAAACCTTTAGTGAGCCCAGCTCACCTATTGCATATCAGAGAAGTTATTTTAGAGAATGTAGGGAAAACTTAAACCCTTCCCATATCTTAATTGGCATTCACTCTGATAATCCGCATACCACTTACCTCCTGACAGCTGGAGAATCCTACCTTATGCAAACATTAGTTATTAAATTCCCTCTGTGTGAACATGCTATGCTATGCTGGTATTAAACTTACTAACTGCATAACTCTAGTGCCCCATTTTCTGAAATAtcctttttttgggggagggggccaaGTTTTGGTCTTCCTAGTGAGCATGAGTTTTCAAGTTCCTGTGGTGTTCACAGCAAACAtgaatttattttgctcttaATAATGTAGCCCATCCACAAACTTTAGTGGTTTGAAATTACTTCTTCAACACTACCATTTAATTACAGTTTCTAAATAtgtgaaacaattttttaaaaaataattccatatGTTAAAGTGTGAATATTTCTCTACTACTATGTTTATCCTGTCTGTCATCTATAGATGGAACAAAAATGTTAGCTGAAGTAACACCCACATGACTATATTGCATATtctgtctaaaaataaaaagacctattgatcttttttttaatggcaacaTTCATCAGactgttttgtttgttgatttctgacatatatattgataatacgCCATGTGTACACAATGTTTtcaactgaaaaacagaaacaatttttaaaaataagaaaaattgtcTTTGTGGTATTAACCATTTGTTAAAATCCTGCTACTGTCATTTACTTTGACTATCCCCCATAATTAtccaattaatattttaatgtaacataCATTGTTAAATTATTATGTGCAAGGcattttttttaggttttgtAGTATACACAAAGAATATACTGTCCCCAAAAAGCATGTGTTGTACAGTGATAAAGGCTGATGTATACAGAAAATATATGGCTCAATATAATCATAAAGTTAGGCAAGATGCTTATAAGAGCTCACAGGAGGTAGGGTTCAATTCTgattggaaagaaaaggaaaagctttgTGGAGCTCCTGAGATTTGAGTTTTGAAGGATGGGAGTAGAGGCATAAAGgcagagaaggaataaaacagaagcaagaaaatataagaagTGATATAGAGTATGGTGCTTagtcattaattcaataaatattcagtgtCAGGGACTGTACCAAGTGCTGCTGAAGAAAAAATGATTCTTGCCCTCTTGCTcaaatgtttatgaaaataatGACTGAAGCATGTACTTAAAAGAGTAAGAATAAAgtggaaattaaaatgaaataggagaaaagacagttaaGAAATGTAAtgctagggcttccctcgtggcgcagtggttaagaatctgcctgccaatgcaggggacacgggttcgagccctggttcgggaaggtcccacatgctgtgaagcaactaagcctgcactctagagccctcaagccacaactactgagcctgcgtgtcacaactactgaagcccgtgcacctagagcctgtgctccacaacgagaagccactgcaatgagaagcccgtacatcgcagcgaagagtagcccccgcttgccacaactagagaaagtccacacatagtaacgaggacccaacacagccaaaaataaaaataaataaattttttttaaaattaaaagaaaaagaaatgtgatgcTAAACAAGCAGACACTTCAGCTTTCTGGGGTTTAgtgtcatctgtaaaacagagaagTACTAGGTATGGTTGGAATAGATTTcatatttctgcattttattcTCAAGGTAATGGGAAGCCATTAAGATCTTTGAACCAGGGAATGGCATGATCATCTTCCTGTTTTCAGAAGAGTCTAAAATTAAAAGGAGGAGCAGAAAGGAAAACTATTTGGGAAGTCTGGAAGTAAAATCACAAGATCCAGAAGTAGAGGAGCTAAAATGCATAGACATGATGATAGGTTGAGAAGTGAGTAGGGAAAAAAAGCGTACAATCAATTATCATCTGTTCTTTAGggaattttaaaagtgaagaagaaaaaataagatgatCAAATTTATATCTGAAATTTAGCCATCTTTCCTGAGAATAAACGTTAAGAGCCAACTGCTTACTACACGTTACTATCTAGTGTCCTACAAGTAAACTCAAATTCATGAAGTTGACACACACCCATGATATCTTCTTCCTGAATCCCCTACTAAACACCTTGCCATCCAGATAAAATAACTGGTTGCTATCCTACACTCCTCACTCTCCCCCAGTTTTCTAAATCTACTTGCTCACTAGGTCATTTCTGAGTTACAAAAATAACACTGCCTACTGTAAAAATTTAAACAGTAGTGAAGTATACAGagtaaaaagggaagagaaacacagagaattggatctgacattttatttgatttcccCCAGGCATTTGCTGATTCTCAAACTAGCAGGGCAAAGGGTCAAGAAATCTAACCAAAGGACACTGGAAGGTCAAGTGGAACTCAGCAAACTCACTGTGATAGTGGATAAAAATTGGGAATACAGGACACACCAAGTAGGAAGTGTTCTTATAAACACCCCACAATTTCAGGGTAAACATTAAAAGGCTATATATGCcctcagaataagaatgaaaTATGTGTGGACCAAGTCTAAAAAAAGTCTGAAATGCAATCTCAAGTCAGGTCAGCCTTTTAGTGAATTAAGTTATCTACTCCTAATCTAGCTGCcaatgagaagagaaaagagggtgAATCCTGTCTGGAGAATGACAACCTCATCCAGAGGCTATAACTAACTTTTCATGCACAATGTCCAGTGTTCAAATCAAAAACTACCAGAATCATTAGAGTCATAGACATTAATATAAATTCACACACCCATGCAGATGGATAGACCAGAAACAGTTATAGAATGTGTGTATACATGGgttagtaaatatatatatatatgtgtgtgagtgtatatatatatatatatatatatatatatatacacatatatatatatatatatatatatcacacacacacatatacatacgtatataacATAGCTCTGTTCTCTGAGAGGACTCAGGGCAATGATACTCCAGTATCAATAGGCATACCTAGCTCATGGTTTGTAGATAGCATTCTACAAATAAAAGGAACCAGTGCTCCtttgagaaatggctgattctagggctagggcagggaaaatacaagatgagtcAGGAGCATGTTATAGCACCAGAAAGTAAGCAAGAACTCAAGAAACAAAACACTGGGAGCAGGTCAAAGGAACATAGGAGCCAACCTGAAAGTGTTCCCAAGGCCAAATAAATATACATgggtccatactgatataaataaatatggcagaagagacaaatcttccttatggaagaattccaaataatatatgtagatCTTCCCCCCTCAGGATGTGGAGTTTaatccccacctcccactcctagAGGAGGCTGGACCTGTTGACTTGCTTCAAAGGAAT
Above is a genomic segment from Balaenoptera musculus isolate JJ_BM4_2016_0621 chromosome 14, mBalMus1.pri.v3, whole genome shotgun sequence containing:
- the LOC118906644 gene encoding zinc finger protein 271 isoform X1, coding for MVNLQLLPEVSSVHWQSMEIQFNYEAQEHYLLSDGETKAKVGELASEEEITAKIEPLTEESGNPRDDVLQDPECREFCGFGDKFNEKDQNLFKRRQHNCDECGQNFACSTGLIRHRRTHWEKPYECDKCGKAFNVSSALVLHQRIHTGEKPYPCNWCIKSFRRSSDLIKHQRVHTGEKPYKCDECGKAFSQSSDLIIHQRIHTGEKPYQCSHCSKSFSQRSDLVKHQRIHTGEKPYTCNQCNKHFSQSSDVIKHQRIHTGEKPYKCDVCGKAFSQSSDLILHQRIHTGEKPYPCNQCSKSFSQNSDLIKHRRIHTGEKPYKCNECGKAFNQSSVLILHQRIHTGEKPYPCNQCSKTFSRLSDLVNHQRIHTGEKPYPCNQCSKMFSRRSDLIKHHRIHTGEKPYECDECGKTFSQSSNLILHQRIHTGEKPYPCNDCTKSFSRRSDLVKHQRIHTGEKPYACNQCNKSFSQSSDLTKHQRVHSGEKPYHCDCCEKAFSQSSDLILHQRIHTGEKPYLCTQCSKSFSQNSDLIKHQRIHTGEKPYKCNECGKAFSQCSALVLHQRIHTGEKPYPCDQCGKSFNRRSDLTNHQRIHTNENPYKCDVSGKAFSTCTDLTEHQRIHIGEKPHRCVQCSRSFSQLSDLINHEKVHSGEDTLNVLNMGKPLVYTPTLFSTRDTLPEKNLMNAMDDYEKGFNQCSTFVLH